One window of the Triticum dicoccoides isolate Atlit2015 ecotype Zavitan chromosome 3B, WEW_v2.0, whole genome shotgun sequence genome contains the following:
- the LOC119276545 gene encoding myosin-17-like isoform X7 produces MAPVLNIVIGSHVWVADKDLAWIDGEVFKIDGQNAHVRTTKGNTITANVSDIHPKDTEAPPDGVDDMTRLSYLHEPGVLDNLAVRYAKNIIYTYTGNILIAINPFQRLPNLVDVQTMEKYKGANLGDLDPHVFAIADVSYRQMMNEGKSNSILVSGESGAGKTETTKLLMRYLAFLGGRSGTGGRTVEQQVLESNPVLEAFGNAKTVRNNNSSRFGKFVELQFDKSGKISGAAIRTYLLERSRVCQTSSPERNYHCFYFLCSAPSEDIKKYKLGDPSSFHYLNQSSCIRVDGINDAEEYLATRNAMDMVGITEEEQEAIFRVVAAVLHLGNISFAKGTEADSSVIKDAKARFHLNTAGELLMCDCEKLENALIKREINTPEGVITTTVGPNSATVSRDGFAKQIYSRLFDWLVNRINASIGQDPNSDKLIGVLDIYGFESFKTNSFEQLCINFTNEKLQQHFNQNVFKMEQEEYTREQINWSYIEFVDNQDVLDLIEKKPGGIIALLDEACMFPKSTHETLSQKLYEKFKNHKRFAKPKLSRTAFTIQHYAGDVIYQSDHFLDKNKDYVVAEHQELLNASRCSFVSVLFPPAPEENTKSSKSSSIATRFKMQLHELMETLSSTEPHYIRCVKPNSVLKPAIFENTNVLQQLRCSGVLEAIRISCAGYPTRKLFHDFLHRFRILAPEILKENRNDEKTTCQKVLDKIGLEGYQIGRTKVFLRAGQMAELDARRTEVRNTAARGVQSQLRTHVAREQFLILRNASVCLQSFVRARLACKLHGFLRQQAAALKIQKNIRRYFARRTYSQLCLSAITLQTGLRTMAARNEFNSRNQNKASIHIQSRWRRHRDNLSYMKLKRAALTYQCAWRGRVARRELRQLKMAARDTQALKVAKEKLEERVEELMSRLSLEKKLRTDLEKSKATEISKLQSALHDMEQRVEEAAAMKENESAKKAVEEALAQEREKISSLTSEIEGLKVLLVAEREENDVTKKAHANSQERNEELNRKVQDADEMIKQLNDTVKRLEETVREGEALLLTEKQQKEEASTALAESHLRDQAFAIKIEEAEKQITLLQENVERFEYSMADLQSSLTIEKQQHEASVVELAEAQGKIEELLREVGDADEKSTLLETTVQRLEERLTENDALSTTERQESEATKKLLNEVQGKNEELLKKLEDAGKNIVHYQDTTQRLEENVAAVEISLKDERQQNDVIMKQLADAQVEIVELQRNLEGADKRNSLLQDSLQRLDEESTARDALLVAEKQEKEVTKKTLTEALDRIEELVKELECANSSMHQLQDSIQRLEQSASAREAVLLTEHQEKDAKSKALAEAEARIDGLLEEISSANINIDLLKKTMKRLEEGATTTDALYLEEKHAHDQTKKVFSEAQEVNQELLRKVEEADKNIGHLLENVERLEEDVTAKDFLLLTEKQAHEATRKTLVEAQERNEELLKKIHDDDKNILQLQFTIQRLEENTATKENLLLREREQNDATTKAQIESQERSEELLKKFVDVDRKIDLLQDSIERLGESSTTKDALLLSERQEKDAMKKELAEAGERNGELLMKIEDTNEKIEHLQNTIIKLEEDIAAKDVSLEAARQENDSIRKSLTEAQERNEELLRKISDNEYRIHLLQDTVQKIQVDAISRLSSFVMEKQDSDVAKRALTEAQERNEDLLKRNEDLLNRNNDLVKKIEESGKVITHLQESLQRIEGKAANLEAENHVLRQQATATPPSTAKSPPSRSKITRIHRSPENGHVLNGELRQAELRPSAGMSEATPPVGNAPNSSNQKDFEHGEKLQRVLNQKHQSLQPQQPQDDQQWLLTCIPQYLGFSGSKPVATLLIYQCLLHWRSFEAMKTGVFDRILHAINSAIEAEHDVRTLAYWLSNLSALTVLLQRSFKTTRTTLSTPQRRRFSSERTFHTSQTSNAGLAYLGGQSVVGATGLPQVEAKYPALLFKQQLVDLIEKVYGMISDSVKKELNPLLELCIQDPRTSHSNLAKSNTNGLGQQNQLAHWLSIVKVLANYLDVLKANHVPSILVHKLFVQIFSLIDVQLFNRLLLRRECCSFSNGEYVKAGLAELKHWSDNATREFAGSAWEALKHIRQAVDFLVISLKPMRTLREIRADVCQALSIQQLERIVGMYLDDVNGSNTISAEFASSLKAAAREEANTVTTFSILLDDDSSIPFSLDDITKTMPIIEMADDDLLPFVRENPGFAFLLQRGE; encoded by the exons TCGATTTGGCAAGTTTGTGGAGCTCCAATTCGACAAGAGCGGGAAGATATCTGGTGCTGCTATTAGAACTTACTTGCTCGAGAGATCTCGGGTCTGCCAAACTAGTAGTCCAGAGAGAAACTACCATTGCTTTTATTTCCTTTGTTCAGCACCGTCAGAG GATATTAAAAAATATAAGCTGGGGGACCCATCTTCATTTCACTACCTCAACCAGTCATCTTGCATCAGAGTTGATGGAATCAATGATGCTGAAGAGTATCTTGCGACAAGAAATGCTATGGATATGGTTGGCATCACTGAGGAAGAACAG GAAGCTATATTCCGGGTTGTTGCTGCTGTGCTTCATCTTGGTAATATTAGTTTTGCGAAAGGGACAGAGGCAGATTCATCTGTAATAAAGGATGCCAAAGCAAGATTCCATCTTAATACAGCAGGAGAGCTCTTGAT GTGTGACTGTGAGAAATTGGAGAATGCCTTGATAAAGAGGGAAATAAATACGCCAGAAGGAGTTATTACTACTACAGTTGGTCCTAATTCTGCTACTGTTAGCAGGGATGGCTTTGCAAAACAAATATACTCTCGACTATTTGACTG GCTTGTAAATAGAATAAATGCATCAATTGGGCAAGATCCAAACTCAGACAAATTGATTGGGGTACTTGATATATATGGCTTTGAAAGTTTTAAGACTAATAG TTTTGAACAATTATGCATCAACTTCACGAACGAAAAACTCCAGCAACATTTTAACCAG AATGTATTCAAAATGGAGCAGGAGGAGTACACAAGGGAGCAGATTAACTGGAGTTACATAGAGTTTGTTGACAACCAAGATGTTCTTGATTTGATTGAGAAG AAACCAGGTGGCATTATTGCACTTCTTGATGAAGCTTG CATGTTTCCAAAGTCGACACACGAGACATTGTCTCAGAAGCTGTATGAAAAGTTCAAGAATCACAAAAGATTTGCTAAACCGAAACTTTCTCGTACTGCATTTACAATCCAACATTATGCTGGAGAT GTGATATATCAATCTGATCATTTCCTGGACAAAAACAAAGATTATGTGGTAGCAGAACACCAGGAATTACTTAATGCTTCCAGGTGCTCTTTTGTATCAGTTTTATTCCCACCAGCACCAGAAGAGAACACAAAATCATCAAAGTCATCCTCAATTGCTACTCGCTTCAAG aTGCAACTTCATGAACTCATGGAGACTTTAAGCTCTACAGAACCTCACTACATTAGATGTGTAAAACCAAATAGTGTTCTTAAGCCTGCTATTTTTGAGAACACCAACGTTCTACAGCAACTTAGATGCTCG GGTGTTCTAGAAGCAATTAGAATCAGCTGCGCTGGATATCCTACAAGAAAACTGTTTCATGATTTTTTACATCGTTTTCGCATTCTTGCTCCTGAAATTCTAAAAGAGAA TAGAAATGATGAAAAGACGACTTGCCAAAAGGTTTTGGACAAAATCGGACTGGAGGGCTATCAG ATAGGAAGAACTAAGGTATTCCTTAGAGCTGGCCAAATGGCTGAATTGGATGCTAGAAGAACAGAGGTGCGAAATACTGCAGCAAGAGGTGTTCAGAGTCAGTTACGTACTCATGTTGCTCGTGAGCAGTTCCTAATACTGCGCAATGCATCTGTTTGTTTGCAATCCTTTGTCAGAG CAAGATTGGCTTGTAAACTGCATGGATTCTTGAGACAACAAGCAGCAGCGCTGAAAATACAGAAAAATATACGCCGTTATTTTGCACGGAGAACTTATTCTCAGCTATGCCTGTCAGCCATTACATTGCAGACAGGGTTAAGGACCATGGCAGCTCGCAATGAATTCAATTCTAGAAATCAGAACAAAGCTTCTATCCATATCCAG TCCCGTTGGCGTCGCCACAGAGATAACTTAAGTTATATGAAGTTAAAGAGAGCAGCATTGACCTACCAATGTGCTTGGAGAGGAAGGGTTGCCAGAAGGGAACTGCGGCAGCTCAAAATG GCTGCAAGAGATACTCAAGCTCTAAAGGTGGCAAAGGAGAAACTGGAGGAGCGTGTGGAAGAGCTAATGAGCCGCTTGAGCTTGGAAAAGAAACTAAGG ACTGATCTGGAGAAGTCCAAAGCAACAGAAATTTCTAAACTGCAGTCTGCTCTTCATGACATGGAACAGCGAGTGGAAGAAGCTGCCGCAATGAAGGAAAACGAATCAGCTAAAAAAGCTGTCGAAGAAGCTCTAGCTCAAGAAAGAGAAAAGATCAGTTCATTGACTTCTGAAATTGAGGGCCTGAAG GTGCTACTAGTAGCAGAGCGAGAGGAAAATGATGTAACAAAGAAAGCACACGCGAATTCCCAGGAAAGAAATGAAGAACTAAATAGGAAAGTCCAGGATGCAGATGAAATGATCAAGCAGCTTAATGATACCGTGAAGAG ACTAGAAGAGACTGTAAGAGAAGGAGAGGCCCTTTTGCTAACAGAGAAGCAGCAAAAGGAAGAAGCTAGTACCGCACTAGCTGAATCTCACCTACGAGATCAAGCTTTTGCGATCAAAATTGAAGAGGCTGAGAAACAAATCACTCTGCTCCAGGAAAATGTTGAAAG ATTCGAATATAGCATGGCAGATCTGCAGTCTTCACTGACAATTGAGAAGCAACAACATGAGGCAAGTGTGGTAGAACTAGCTGAAGCACAAGGTAAAATTGAGGAACTTCTGAGAGAAGTTGGGGACGCTGATGAAAAGTCTACTCTGCTTGAGACTACTGTACAAAG GCTTGAAGAAAGATTAACCGAGAATGATGCTCTATCAACTACAGAAAGACAAGAAAGTGAAGCAACTAAGAAATTACTCAATGAAGTTCAGGGTAAAAATGAGGAATTACTCAAGAAACTTGAAGATGCTGGAAAAAATATTGTTCATTATCAAGACACCACCCAAAG ACTCGAGGAAAATGTAGCGGCAGTGGAGATTTCCTTGAAAGATGAAAGGCAGCAAAATGATGTGATCATGAAACAACTAGCAGATGCCCAGGTAGAAATTGTAGAGCTACAGAGGAACCTTGAAGGTGCTGATAAGAGAAACAGTCTGCTTCAAGATTCTTTACAGAG ACTTGATGAAGAATCTACTGCAAGAGATGCTTTATTGGTAGCTGAAAAGCAAGAAAAAGAGGTGACCAAAAAGACACTAACTGAAGCTCTGGATCGAATCGAGGAACTAGTTAAAGAACTTGAATGTGCTAACAGCAGTATGCATCAGCTTCAAGATAGTATACAAAG ACTTGAACAAAGTGCGTCTGCAAGAGAGGCAGTTTTACTAACAGAGCATCAGGAGAAAGATGCGAAATCTAAAGCACTAGCAGAGGCAGAAGCGAGGATTGATGGTTTgctggaggaaatttcttctgctaATATAAATATTGATCTACTTAAAAAAACTATGAAAAG GTTAGAAGAGGGTGCAACAACAACGGATGCTCTTTATTTAGAAGAAAAGCACGCACACGATCAAACCAAGAAAGTGTTCTCAGAAGCTCAAGAAGTAAATCAGGAGTTGCTTAGGAAAGTTGAAGAAGCTGATAAAAACATTGGTCATCTTCTAGAGAATGTGGAAAg GCTTGAAGAAGATGTCACTGCCAAAGATTTCTTGCTTCTAACAGAAAAGCAAGCACATGAGGCAACTCGGAAAACTCTAGTTGAAGCTCAGGAAAGAAATGAAGAATTGCTCAAGAAAATTCATGATGATGATAAAAATATTCTTCAGCTTCAATTTACTATACAGAG GCTTGAAGAAAATACAGCTACAAAGGAGAATTTGCTGTTGAGAGAAAGAGAACAAAATGATGCAACAACGAAGGCGCAAATTGAGAGCCAAGAAAGAAGTGAAGAGTTACTAAAGAAATTTGTGGATGTTGACAGGAAAATTGATCTTCTTCAAGATAGCATAGAAAG GCTTGGAGAAAGTTCAACAACAAAGGATGCTTTGTTACTATCTGAGAGACAAGAGAAGGATGCAATGAAGAAAGAACTTGCTGAAGCTGGAGAGAGAAATGGAGAGTTACTAATGAAAATTGAAGATACTAACGAAAAAATTGAACATCTTCAGAATACCATAATTAA GCTTGAAGAAGATATAGCAGCAAAAGATGTTTCGTTAGAAGCTGCACGGCAAGAGAATGACTCAATCAGAAAATCTCTTACTGAAGCTCAAGAAAGAAATGAGGAATTACTCAGAAAAATTAGTGATAATGAGTACCGGATCCACTTACTTCAAGACACAGTGCAAAA GATTCAAGTAGATGCAATATCAAGATTGTCTTCGTTTGTGATGGAAAAACAAGACAGTGATGTTGCCAAGAGAGCTCTTACTGAAGCTCAGGAAAGAAATGAGGATTTATTGAAGAGAAATGAAGACCTCCTTAACAGGAATAATGATTTGGTTAAAAAAATTGAGGAGTCAGGCAAAGTTATAACTCACCTTCAGGAGTCCCTACAAAG AATTGAAGGAAAAGCAGCCAACTTAGAGGCTGAGAATCATGTTCTCCGTCAGCAAGCAACTGCTACTCCACCTTCTACTGCCAAATCTCCACCCTCACGTTCAAAGATCACAAGGATTCAT AGAAGCCCAGAGAATGGGCATGTTTTGAACGGTGAACTAAGGCAGGCTGAGCTGAGGCCATCAGCTGGCATGTCAGAAGCAACACCCCCAGTA GGCAATGCTCCCAACTCGAGTAATCAAAAAGACTTTGAACACGGAGAAAAGCTGCAAAGAGTGCTTAATCAGAAACATCAG TCTCTGCAGCCCCAGCAGCCCCAAGATGACCAGCAGTGGTTACTTACTTGCATTCCACAATATCTCGGATTTTCTGGGAGCAAGCCTGTTGCCACTCTTCTTATATACCAGTGTCTTCTTCACTGGAGATCATTTGAAGCCATGAAGACTGGTGTATTTGACAGAATTCTGCATGCTATAAACTCTGCAATAGAG GCTGAACATGATGTGAGAACATTGGCATATTGGTTGTCCAACTTATCTGCATTAACAGTTCTCCTTCAACGATCATTCAAAACTACTAGGACCACACTCTCAACCCCGCAAAGGCGAAGATTTTCGTCTGAGAGGACATTTCATACAAGTCAAACTTCAAATGCTGGGCTTGCTTATCTCGGCGGGCAATCAGTTGTTGGAGCTACCGGATTACCCCAAGTTGAAGCAAAATATCCAGCTTTGCTCTTTAAACAGCAGCTTGTGGATCTAATTGAGAAGGTTTACGGTATGATAAGTGACAGCGTGAAGAAGGAACTAAACCCTTTACTTGAATTGTGCATCCAG GATCCACGAACTTCTCACTCAAATCTGGCAAAAAGCAATACAAATGGCTTGGGACAACAGAACCAATTAGCACATTGGTTAAGCATCGTGAAAGTCCTCGCCAACTATTTGGATGTATTAAAGGCGAACCAT GTCCCATCAATTTTGGTGCATAAATTGTTCGTACAGATATTTTCACTGATTGATGTTCAGCTATTTAACAG GCTACTTTTGCGGCGTGAGTGCTGTTCATTTAGCAACGGGGAATATGTCAAAGCTGGACTAGCTGAGCTAAAACACTGGTCTGATAATGCTACTCGAGAG TTTGCAGGTTCGGCCTGGGAGGCATTGAAGCATATCAGACAGGCTGTTGATTTCTTG GTGATTTCTCTTAAGCCAATGAGAACACTAAGAGAGATACGTGCTGATGTGTGCCAA GCCCTCAGCATACAGCAGCTAGAGCGCATAGTTGGTATGTACTTGGATGACGTCAATGGTTCAAACACTATTTCAGCAGAG TTCGCATCAAGCTTGAAAGCTGCAGCGCGTGAGGAAGCAAATACTGTCACAACTTTCTCTATACTGCTAGATGATGATTCTAG TATACCTTTTTCACTCGATGATATTACAAAGACAATGCCAATCATTGAGATGGCTGATGATGACTTGCTACCATTTGTCCGTGAAAACCCAGGCTTTGCGTTTTTATTGCAAAGAGGGGAATAG